Below is a window of Candidatus Liberimonas magnetica DNA.
TCCTGGTAAACATGTTTATAGGTTCCTGGCCACAACCCGAACTTTTCACCGTCATCCGCCATTACAAGAGACGGGTTAAAAGAGCTCTTTAGCGCGTTTGAAAAATGCCCTATCGTATACTCCACAGGTTTAAACGGGATGTAATAGCGCATAAGCTGGCTTATAGGAAAAATATTGAGTTTTTGCCCCTGGTCTTCCGAAACATAATAGCCTTTTAATTTCTCTATCTCCTGGCCTGCGGCCGCAAAATGTGCGTCATCTAAGACGGTATATTTTATTCCAGTATCAGAAAGTATTTTAGCAAGCTGAGGTTCCCATACACGCTCTGCAAGCCATAATCCTTTTGCGTCATAATTGAATTCATCTTTAATGAACTTCGTCAGTTTTTGGATCTGCCCCTTTTTGTCTATATCGGTTATGGCAGGCATTATGGGTTCATAATAACCTCCGGATATCAGCTCTACTTGGCCGGAATTTACCATTTCCTTCACCACCGCGATATACTCAGGGTGTTTATCCATGAAAAAATCCCATAAGATCCCGCTTGAATGAAGCGACCATTTTATCCTAGGATAACTCTTAATGGCCTTAATAAAAGGCCAGTAGGATTTATTGAAAGCTTCTTCGAATACTCCCGGAAAATTGCCTACAGGCTGATGATTGTGGATACTGAGTATAAAATAAAATTTATTCATGGTTTTCTTTTGTTGTATTTATAAACTCTGCTTTCAGGACTTCCATTATATTATTGCGCTCATCGTTCGGCAGTACTCTTCCTTCCAATTCAATGTTCATATTGCTTATTTCTGTAAGGGTATCTACATCTTTTTTATTTACGGAAAGTGTGCGGAGGATCTGTTTTTTCCCTTCTACGTAGTGCATGCCTCCGACATTTATAGAAGTAAGCTTAACCCCGCTTTTTAAAAGGCGAAGTGTGTCGTCAGGAGTTGAAAACAAAAGTAATATCATCTCATTATCAAGATGTGCACTTAACAACCTTTTTGCAGAATCCTCTATAGATAAACATTCGATTTTAACGTTTTTTGGCACAGCGATAGTAAGCAATGTCTGCTGCAGCCTGTCCTTTGCCACATCATCGGAAACTACTATTATGTAGCTGGCTTTTATCACCCGCAGCCATCCCTCGACCACCTGCCCGTGGACAAGCCTATCATCGATACGTGCTAAAACAATTGGCATGTAAACTCCTTAACTACAAGGTAGACGGTAAACGGTAAAGGGTAGACGAATTCATAAAACCTATAAATCATTTTAAATCCGTTTACCATCTCCTGTCTGCCATCTCCCGCCTTATTTAAGCTTTTTTAAAAATATCTCTTTTGCATTATTTATGCTTTTTTTGCCGTCGTTTATTACTTTGCTGGCAAGATCTTTTAGGTCCATATGATTACGGTTTATAAAACTTGAAAGTATCATATATAAATTAACACCTGTTATCACTTCTATATTTTTTGTATTGCAGAAAGGAAGGCATGCATTGCACGGTGTGCCCCCTAGCATGTCTGTAAGAATAAGGGCTCCGTTGCCGTCAATATCCTTTAAAGCCTGTCCAACCTTTTCAACCATGGTAGACAAGCTCTCTTGAGGAGTCAGTGTCAGGATAACTGCATTTTCCTGTTTTCCTACTATCGATTCTGCAGTACGAAGTATTTCTGCACCGAGCTGTCCGTGAGTTATAACGATAACTTTAATCATTAAATTCCCTTTATTAAGAATGGCTTCCCCCCTTCGTTACTGCCATTTTTGGCCCGAAATTATTTTTTTACTCGTTTTCTTGAAGTATAATATTTTATCTTATAATCTTTTCAATATCCCGGTGATGGACGAAAACTGAAAATTTATTTAACTTTAAATATTTGGCTATGCTTTCAGCTACTACCACCGAACGGTGCCTTCCGCCTGTACAACCGATGGCTAAAGTAAGATGGCTTTTTCCTTCTTTTATGTAGAGAGGTATCAGAAATTGAAGCAAATTGTAGAACCGTTTAAAAAATTCTTTCGAAGTTTTTTGCCTTATAACATAATCTTTTACTTTTATGTCCCTTCCGGTTTTATGCCTTAATCTTGGGATATAGTTAGGATTAGGCATGAACCTTACGTCTATAACCAGGTCCGCATCTGTGGGAATACCGTATTTATACCCGAAAGAAAGCAGAGAAACTGTTATTTTTTTTGACAGGCGGATATTCATCTCTTTCCCGATTATTTCTTTTAACTCGCCCAGGGTTAAATTAGACGTATCTATCTCCTGGTCTGAAATAACACGGATCCTTTCCATGAATTTTCTTTCTCTCTTAATACCCTCCATTACCCTTCTCCCCAGCGGATGCCGGCGCCTGGTTTCGGAATAACGCTGAAGAAGGGTGTCATCGTTCGCATTGAAATATATAATCTTATATTTTATCCCTTTTTTCTTGATCTTATCTAAAACCTGTTTTAAGGATAATAACGATGATTCCCCTGCCCTAATGTCTATACCGATAGCTACCTGGTTCCATTTCGTCTTATAATCCTTGTAAAGATCTGCAAATTTCTGGACAAGAGCTATCGGCAGGTTATCTATGCAGAAAAATCCCATGTCTTCTAATATTTTCAGAGCCTGGCTTTTTCCTGCTCCGGATAAACCTGTAATAACAAAAAACTGATGGTTCATGTTAAAACCGTCGATTACATAGATTAACAAAGAAGATTACGCAGATCTCATAAGTGATTTTATTTATAATCTGCGTAATCTTCTATAAATCTGTTAAGCATGTATAGAATTTTTTAATCCCTATACTTCAAAAAGCGCTAGTCTAGGCTTTGCTTGACATCATATTTATTAACCGCGCATTAAGTTCTTTAGCGCTGTAAAAACCTCTTTTTTTAAGCTGCTGGTTTAAACTTGCGATCTCAATTAAAACTGCAAGGTTCCTGCCGGATCGTACAGGAAAAATGACTTCCGGAATATCAATACCGAGAATCATCGTATGCTTTTCTTCAAGGCCTATTCTGTCATATTCTTTTTGGGGGTCCCATTCTTCAAAACGAACGACAAGCTCAATCCTTGACTTATCAAGGATAAATCCTACACCGAAAAGCCTGTCGACATCTATTATCCCCAGCCCCCTAAGCTCCATATGGTATTGGATGGTTTCATCTCTATTTGCGATCAAAATGCCGCCCGAATGCCTATGTATCTGGACAATATCGTCCGCAACAAGCATGTGGTTTCTTTTTATAAGTTCCAGCGCACATTCAGATTTTCCGATACCCGCATCCCCCACTATCAAAACACCAAGCCCGTATACGTTCACCAGGACACCATGCATTGTCGTAGATTCGGCCATCTTTTCTTCCAGATATGTTATTAATTCCGCCATAAGGCTTGAAGTCGTAAGTTCGGTGGTCATTAACGGAACTTTATTTTTTTTATGGGCACTCAGCATTTCAGGTAAAGGTTTAAGACCGCGGGAAAGGATACAACATGGTATATCCTTAAATGTAAATATTTTCTTAAAGACTTCAGTGCGCTTTTCTGAGGTAAGTGACCTAAGGTAAGAATACTCGCCTAACCCGATTATCTGTATACGCTCGCTTGAAAAATGCTCTAAATACCCGGAAAACGTCAGTCCCGGCCTGTTTATCTCTGAAACTTTAATTGCCCTTGACAGCCCTGCCTTCCCCTCATGAAGTTTAAGCTTTAAGGCTTCCCCCTTTTCTTTTAAAAAAGTTTCAACGGTTAATGCGGACATATATTCCTTTAAGTTAGTTTCTCTATGAAACTAACTTAATTGCAAATTGAAAATTGCAAAGTTCAAAGTGCAAATTTAACTACTTTTTCTTTTAAATATTTTACCATTTTTCGTTTTTGAATTTGCTATTTGCAATTTTTCGATTTACAATTTGCTTAATTATTAATATTCATCTTCCTGCTTTATTATTTTTACAACTTCCTGGGGGGTTTTTGCATTACGCAGT
It encodes the following:
- a CDS encoding PTS sugar transporter subunit IIB, encoding MPIVLARIDDRLVHGQVVEGWLRVIKASYIIVVSDDVAKDRLQQTLLTIAVPKNVKIECLSIEDSAKRLLSAHLDNEMILLLFSTPDDTLRLLKSGVKLTSINVGGMHYVEGKKQILRTLSVNKKDVDTLTEISNMNIELEGRVLPNDERNNIMEVLKAEFINTTKENHE
- the hprK gene encoding HPr(Ser) kinase/phosphatase — protein: MSALTVETFLKEKGEALKLKLHEGKAGLSRAIKVSEINRPGLTFSGYLEHFSSERIQIIGLGEYSYLRSLTSEKRTEVFKKIFTFKDIPCCILSRGLKPLPEMLSAHKKNKVPLMTTELTTSSLMAELITYLEEKMAESTTMHGVLVNVYGLGVLIVGDAGIGKSECALELIKRNHMLVADDIVQIHRHSGGILIANRDETIQYHMELRGLGIIDVDRLFGVGFILDKSRIELVVRFEEWDPQKEYDRIGLEEKHTMILGIDIPEVIFPVRSGRNLAVLIEIASLNQQLKKRGFYSAKELNARLINMMSSKA
- a CDS encoding PTS mannose transporter subunit IIAB, producing MIKVIVITHGQLGAEILRTAESIVGKQENAVILTLTPQESLSTMVEKVGQALKDIDGNGALILTDMLGGTPCNACLPFCNTKNIEVITGVNLYMILSSFINRNHMDLKDLASKVINDGKKSINNAKEIFLKKLK
- the rapZ gene encoding RNase adapter RapZ; the protein is MNHQFFVITGLSGAGKSQALKILEDMGFFCIDNLPIALVQKFADLYKDYKTKWNQVAIGIDIRAGESSLLSLKQVLDKIKKKGIKYKIIYFNANDDTLLQRYSETRRRHPLGRRVMEGIKRERKFMERIRVISDQEIDTSNLTLGELKEIIGKEMNIRLSKKITVSLLSFGYKYGIPTDADLVIDVRFMPNPNYIPRLRHKTGRDIKVKDYVIRQKTSKEFFKRFYNLLQFLIPLYIKEGKSHLTLAIGCTGGRHRSVVVAESIAKYLKLNKFSVFVHHRDIEKIIR